In Kiritimatiellales bacterium, a genomic segment contains:
- the gnpA gene encoding 1,3-beta-galactosyl-N-acetylhexosamine phosphorylase, with protein sequence MNYGRVTLPAEAGYEKETAELMRRWGADAVRNSDGTELSAGINALGATVYSTLCLIRADQDYAYAHRQFVHHRVLMSDPRTAGNSPLTIELLAGFFARQFEIDWDDDPQNWWEVIDRTTGDLVAPENWSADKNSGTVIIQAPAPGHVYTVNFFVRQIWEPTSMYNHLTNGWTRREAMGIDPRFPSAGNYLLDWLKHWLEKNPEVDVVRLTSLFYHFTITGGTDGSPRHTDWFGYHDAVSPYALELFEQEHGYRPALETFIDGGSYNGAHRIPDQAVKDWMDFVQKFVRAYAGKVNELIHAAGKISMFFFGDHWIGAEPYLAGFPETGFDYVVGSVTCGEDLRRIADIPGSIKKEIRMQPYLFPDLFDGQHNTAGTARQMWVAARRALLRNPVIDRIGYGGYLSLAAKDEAFVAAVESICNEFRDIIETVGGQKPYTVARVGILNAWGRCRSWMTGPRWYEKFNGRGLSEALSGLPFDVSFLNFDDIKTGALDSIDVLINEGREGSAWSGGKLWADLDVQEKIRAFVKSGGALLGVSDPSAHAGANRIFQLADVFGVDKESGATRNCAPAKTVPPENHFLKNLPVPALETNVFPAQPTVQILAAQNNHVLLAAHEYGAGRAVYLSRIDCVPEQVQALRRILLWLAGKEDELSQCSSENPAVDAVFFPAVNQWIVANNSPAPQTAAVYNPAGEKEIFKLQPYELQKGAR encoded by the coding sequence ATGAATTACGGACGGGTTACACTGCCTGCTGAAGCGGGCTATGAAAAAGAGACAGCGGAGCTGATGCGCCGGTGGGGTGCGGATGCCGTGCGCAATTCTGACGGCACGGAACTTTCCGCCGGCATCAACGCACTGGGCGCAACGGTATATTCTACGCTGTGTCTGATCCGCGCCGATCAGGATTATGCCTATGCGCACCGGCAGTTTGTACACCACCGCGTTTTAATGAGCGATCCGCGCACAGCGGGAAATTCTCCGCTGACAATTGAACTGCTCGCCGGTTTTTTCGCGCGCCAGTTTGAAATCGATTGGGACGACGATCCGCAAAACTGGTGGGAAGTGATCGATCGCACAACCGGTGATCTTGTCGCGCCGGAAAACTGGAGCGCGGATAAAAATTCCGGAACAGTGATCATTCAAGCGCCGGCGCCGGGACATGTTTATACGGTGAACTTTTTTGTCCGGCAGATCTGGGAGCCGACGTCGATGTATAACCATCTGACCAACGGCTGGACGCGCCGCGAAGCGATGGGAATTGATCCGCGTTTCCCCTCCGCCGGAAATTATCTGCTCGACTGGTTGAAACACTGGTTGGAAAAAAATCCGGAGGTGGATGTCGTGCGGCTGACATCGCTCTTTTATCATTTCACCATTACCGGCGGCACCGACGGTTCGCCGCGCCATACCGACTGGTTCGGCTATCACGATGCCGTCAGTCCATATGCACTGGAACTCTTTGAACAGGAACACGGCTACCGTCCGGCGCTCGAAACATTTATTGACGGCGGAAGTTATAACGGTGCGCACCGGATTCCCGATCAGGCGGTGAAAGACTGGATGGATTTCGTTCAGAAATTTGTCCGCGCCTATGCCGGCAAAGTGAATGAACTGATTCACGCCGCCGGAAAAATTTCGATGTTCTTTTTCGGCGATCACTGGATCGGCGCCGAGCCGTACCTCGCCGGGTTTCCTGAAACCGGATTCGATTATGTTGTCGGTTCTGTAACCTGCGGCGAAGATTTGCGCCGGATTGCCGACATTCCCGGCAGCATCAAAAAAGAGATACGCATGCAGCCGTATCTTTTTCCGGACTTGTTTGACGGTCAGCATAACACCGCCGGAACCGCCCGGCAGATGTGGGTTGCGGCGCGGCGTGCACTGCTGCGCAATCCGGTGATCGACCGGATCGGTTACGGCGGATATTTAAGTTTAGCGGCGAAAGATGAAGCGTTTGTTGCGGCAGTGGAATCCATCTGCAACGAGTTCCGCGATATTATTGAAACGGTCGGCGGACAGAAGCCGTACACCGTGGCGCGTGTCGGAATTTTAAATGCGTGGGGCAGATGCCGGTCGTGGATGACCGGTCCGCGCTGGTATGAAAAATTTAACGGGCGCGGACTTTCTGAAGCGCTTTCCGGTCTGCCGTTCGACGTTTCATTTTTGAATTTTGACGATATAAAAACCGGTGCGCTGGATTCAATTGACGTGCTGATTAATGAAGGTCGCGAGGGTTCGGCGTGGAGCGGCGGAAAACTGTGGGCGGATCTGGATGTGCAGGAAAAAATTCGTGCATTTGTAAAATCCGGCGGCGCGCTGCTTGGCGTCAGCGATCCATCGGCACACGCCGGTGCGAACCGTATTTTCCAATTGGCGGATGTCTTCGGTGTCGATAAAGAATCCGGCGCAACACGGAATTGCGCGCCGGCGAAAACCGTGCCGCCGGAAAACCATTTTTTAAAGAATCTGCCGGTACCGGCGCTGGAAACCAATGTGTTTCCGGCACAGCCGACGGTGCAGATTCTAGCCGCGCAAAACAATCATGTTTTGCTGGCCGCGCATGAATACGGCGCCGGCCGCGCAGTGTATCTTTCGCGGATTGATTGTGTTCCGGAACAGGTACAGGCGTTGCGCCGGATTCTGCTGTGGCTCGCCGGCAAGGAGGATGAGCTGAGCCAATGCAGTTCGGAAAATCCGGCAGTGGATGCGGTATTTTTTCCGGCAGTAAACCAATGGATTGTGGCAAACAACAGTCCGGCGCCGCAAACGGCGGCGGTGTATAATCCGGCGGGCGAAAAAGAAATTTTTAAATTACAGCCGTATGAGCTGCAGAAAGGTGCACGATGA